The following coding sequences are from one Capsicum annuum cultivar UCD-10X-F1 chromosome 3, UCD10Xv1.1, whole genome shotgun sequence window:
- the LOC124896666 gene encoding uncharacterized protein LOC124896666: MRRNGVGILVDEELREQVVEVKKVSDRLMMITLVVGGFRCMCVVFMLRRDDEGAVLLDFARAFGLVVVNSSFPKKKDHLTTFRSAIAKTQIDFLLLRKEDGALYRDCKVISSEHLSTQHRLLVMDLIIKKGKKKRAEEDRPKIRWGGLTPGSALEIEENVAGLGVWRCRGDVETIWDRVASCITKAAREFLGVSREEKRVNREAYKVARKKAKLAVTAAKTERKGRDLDQVKCIKGEDGIVLVEDVHIKRRWLQEYFHRLLNEEEDRGIELEELERSEAYDKVSREVLWRCLEAKGVPVAYIRVIKDMYDGGKTRVRTAKGDSEHFSIEAGLHQGSTLSPFLFALVIDVLTRSIQGEVPWCMLFADDVVLIVETRAGVNEKLEVAKIKMLRWMYGLIRVDRVRNVTVREKVGVALLEDKMREGKLRWFRHVMRRGTNALVRRCERLALDGFRRKRVASL; the protein is encoded by the exons ATGCGTCGGAATGGAGTGGGgatcttagtggatgaggagcttagagagcaggtggtggaggttaagaaGGTTAGTGATAGGCTGATGATGATTACTCTGGTCGTTGGGGGGTTTCGCTGCATGTGTGTTGTGTTTATGCTCCGCAG GGATGACGAGGGAGCTGTTTTGTTGGATTTTGCtagggcctttgggttggtggtggTGAATTCGAGCTTCCCGAAGAAAAAGGATCACCTAActacctttcgaagcgcgatagctaAGACTCAGATCGACTTTCTGTTGCTTAGGAAGGAGGATGGGGCTCTTTATAGGGACTGTAAAGTCATTTCGAGTGagcatctttcgacccagcacagACTTCTAGTGATGGACTTGATTATCAAGAAGGGAAAGAAGAAAAGGGCCGAAGAGGATCGGCCTAAAATTAGGTGGGGTGGCTTGACACCAGGTAGTGCATTAGAGATTGAGGAGAATGTAGCAGGTTTGGGGGTATGGAGGTGCAGGGGGGACGTGGAGACTATATGGGATAGGGTTGCTAGTTGCATCACGAAAGCTGCTAGAGAATTTTTAGGTGTTTCGAGGG aggagaagcgggtgaataGGGAAGCCTATAAAGTTGCTAGAAAGAAAGCTAAGCttgcagtcacggcagctaagact GAGAGGAAGGGTCGGGACTtagaccaagtgaagtgcattaaaggagaggatggtattgttttggtGGAAGATGTCCACATTAAGAGGAGATGGCTGCAGGAGTATTTCCATAGGCTTTTGAACGAGGAGGAGGATAGAGGCATCGAGTTAGAAGAGCTGGAACGCTCAGAG gcttatgacaaagtTTCGAGGGAGGTTCTATGGAGATGTTTAGAGGCCAAaggggtcccggtggcgtacatcagagttattaaggacatgtacgacgGAGGAAAGACTCGGGTGAGAACGGCAaaaggagactcagagcatttttcgATCGAGGCAGGGTTGCACCAGGGctcgactcttagtccatttctGTTTGCATTGGTGATAGACGTGTTGACACggagtattcaaggggaggtacCGTGGTGTATGTTGTTCGCtgatgatgtagtgttgattgtTGAGACGCGGgcgggtgtgaatgaaaaattggag gtagcGAAAATAaaaatgttgcgttggatgtatgGACTTATCAGAGTGGATAGAGTCAGGAATGTGACCGTTCGGGAGAAGGTCGGAGTGGCTTTGTTGGAGGATAAGATGCGCGAAGGAAAGTTGAGATGGtttaggcatgtgatgaggaggggcacgaatgCCCTAGTTCGTAGGTGCGAGAGGTTAGCGTTAGATGGCTTCAGAAGAAagagag TTGCTTCACTTTAA
- the LOC107863783 gene encoding histone H2B.2, whose protein sequence is MAPKAAEKKPTEKKPASAAAEKSKAGKKLPKDAGGAADKKKKRAKKSIETYKIYIFKVLKQVHPDIGISSKAMGIMNSFINDIFEKLAQESSRLARINKKPTITSREIQTAVRLVLPGELAKHAVSEGTKAVTKFTSG, encoded by the coding sequence ATGGCACCAAAGGCAGCAGAGAAAAAACCCACAGAGAAGAAGCCGGCTTCTGCCGCAGCTGAGAAATCAAAGGCTGGGAAGAAGCTCCCAAAGGATGCTGGTGGTGCTGCagacaagaagaagaagagggcAAAGAAGTCGATAGAGACATACAAGATCTACATCTTCAAGGTGTTGAAGCAAGTTCATCCAGATATTGGAATATCAAGCAAAGCTATGGGTATAATGAACAGTTTTATCAATGACATATTCGAGAAGCTTGCTCAGGAATCGTCTAGGCTTGCTAGGATCAACAAGAAGCCAACTATCACTTCTCGGGAGATTCAAACTGCTGTTCGGTTGGTGCTTCCTGGTGAATTGGCTAAGCATGCTGTCTCTGAGGGTACTAAGGCTGTTACCAAATTTACTAGTGGTTGA